Within Desulfobacterales bacterium, the genomic segment ATAAAAGCGGAAGATCGGGAATACGACAACCGGCAGTTTAATGCCCGGGTGAACCAGACCGCCCGGGCCCTGGCAGCACTCGGCGTTCAAAAGGGCGAGCGGGTGGCAGTCCTGATGGTCAACTCCAGCGCGTTTCTGGAAATCTTCTTTGCCTGCGCCAAAACCGGCGCGCTGATCGTTCCCATCAATTTCAAGCTGGCCCTGCCGGAGATGCGTTATATCATCACAGACGCTGCGCCCCGGGTTCTGATCTATTCCGATGAATACATTGAAAAGGCAGCGCAGTTGAAAGCCGTCCCGACAACGGTTGAACATTATTTAAAGCATGGCGGCGATCAATTGTCCGGGGACCCCCTGCTGTCTGATTTTACGGCGTCATTTCCCGATGAAGAACCGGTTCCTGATGAGGAATTGACCCAGGAAGATCCCCTTGTGATCATGTACACATCCGGGACGACCGGGGACCCCAAGGGGGCCGTGCTTTCCCATAAAAACTTTCTTTTTGGGGCGATCCATTCCCTGATCAGCTACGGCATCAGCTCCGACTGCAAATCCCTGGTGATTGCCCCTCTTTTTCATATCGGGGCCCTGGCTGCCTCGGCGACCCCGGTCATTTATGCCGGGGGCTCGCTGGTTCTTAAAAGCTTTGACAACCCTTCGGAGATTGTCCGGCTTATCTGTACCGATAAAATCAACTACCTTTTTGCAGTGCCGGTGATGTTTGACATGATGGCCAAAACCGATGCCTGGGAAGGGGCTGATTTTTCCCACGTGAATTTTTTCATTGCCGGCGGCGCCCCCATGCCCATTTCCCTGATCCGCAGGTATCAGGAGGAAAAGGGCATCCGCTTCGCCCAGGGGTATGCCATGACCGAGACCCTGCGGTTGACTTCCCTGGATCTCGATGACGCTGTCCGCAAGGCCGGATCGGTGGGCAAAGAGGTGTTCCACACCCACCTGCGAATCGTGGATGACAGCGGCAAGGAAGTGCCGCCGGGCGGGGTGGGGGAGATAGTCGTCAAAGGCCCGACGGTTTTATTAAGATACTGGAATAAGGACCCGGAAACCCGGGCGGCTTTCCGCGACGGATGGTTTCACACCGGCGATCTGGGGAAACGGGACGACGACGGGTTTCTTTACATCGTGGGCAGAAAGATCGACATGATTATCAGTTCGGGGGAGAACATTTATGCTGCCGAAGTGGAGCGTGCGATCGAATCGATCCCTCAGGTGGCGGCGGCCGCAGCGGTCGGTATGCCGGATCCCAAACGGGGTGAAGCGGTGGCGGCCTTTGTTTTGTTCAACGAAGGCGCCACGATGACCGAGGGGGGGGTGATCGAAGCCCTGCATGAAAAGATTGCACACTTTAAGATTCCCAAAAGGGTCATATTTGTTAAAACCTTTCCCCGCAACGGCGCAGGCAAAATACTGAAAAGGGAACTCAAGGCCGGAATTGCCCTAAACGGGCAATAATACCCAAATCCCAAACCTCAAACAATAACCAAAACACGCAGTTTGAGGTTGATAAGAAGTGGTCATTGGGTTCGTTGAGTTCTTTTTTTTTGTCTTTGAGGATTGGAATTTGTTTGAACTTTGGGGCTTGAATTTTGGAATTTACACGAGGGTGGTTATGGTGAAAAAAGGACTTAAGGAAGCGGTTCGCAAATACGCGATCCGGCAGGGGGCGGATCTGGTCGGGTTTGTATCCACCGAACATTTAAACGCGGTGACGCCGACAAAATTTAAACCGGCCCGCTTGTGGCCGGAAGCAAAGACCGCGATATCCATCGGCAAGCGCCTGCTCCTCGGCGCCATCGCGGTGGGTACCGGCGACATGGTGCAAAATGCCCGCTGGGTTGCCTGGCGGACGAATGAATACCTGAATCGGCGCGCGATGGAAGTGGGGCATTTTCTGGAGCGCAATAGCGCCAGAGCCCTGCCGCTTTCCAACGGAACCATGGTGGATCCGGACTGGAGAAATCTCGGCATTTTCGGAGAGCTTTCCCACCGCCACGTGGCGGCCGAAGCCGGCCTGGGGACCATCGGCGTGCCGACATTCATCGTGACCCCTCAATTCGGCCCCCGGGTGTATTTTAATACGATCCTGACCGACGCGGAACTGGCGCCGGACCCCCGGCCGAAATTTGACCCCTGCGGCACGAGCTGCAATGAATGCGTGAAGGCCTGTCCCAACGGCGCCATTGTCCGGGGGCGAAAGACCATCAAAAAGACGCGCTGCATCCCCCTGGCCATGCCCCATGGCGTGGTGCCGCTGCAGAAGTATATCCAAAGCGTTCTTGGGGCCGGGGATCCTGACGCCCGCAGGGAGCGGATTGAGGATTTTGATTTTGCACGCCTGCACCGGGCGCTGGTGCAGGGCGTCGGCACGATTGCCGGCTGTTTTCATTGCCTGGCGGCGTGTCCGGTGGGGCGGAAATAGCAGAACGGGAGATAAAAAAATGAACACCGGAAAAACCGATACGCGGTCCCCTGAAATCATCGTTGACGATGGAGATGTCCGCCTGGAAGATCT encodes:
- a CDS encoding long-chain fatty acid--CoA ligase gives rise to the protein MNLGEWIFKRARTYPQRPFIKAEDREYDNRQFNARVNQTARALAALGVQKGERVAVLMVNSSAFLEIFFACAKTGALIVPINFKLALPEMRYIITDAAPRVLIYSDEYIEKAAQLKAVPTTVEHYLKHGGDQLSGDPLLSDFTASFPDEEPVPDEELTQEDPLVIMYTSGTTGDPKGAVLSHKNFLFGAIHSLISYGISSDCKSLVIAPLFHIGALAASATPVIYAGGSLVLKSFDNPSEIVRLICTDKINYLFAVPVMFDMMAKTDAWEGADFSHVNFFIAGGAPMPISLIRRYQEEKGIRFAQGYAMTETLRLTSLDLDDAVRKAGSVGKEVFHTHLRIVDDSGKEVPPGGVGEIVVKGPTVLLRYWNKDPETRAAFRDGWFHTGDLGKRDDDGFLYIVGRKIDMIISSGENIYAAEVERAIESIPQVAAAAAVGMPDPKRGEAVAAFVLFNEGATMTEGGVIEALHEKIAHFKIPKRVIFVKTFPRNGAGKILKRELKAGIALNGQ